One segment of Gadus chalcogrammus isolate NIFS_2021 chromosome 8, NIFS_Gcha_1.0, whole genome shotgun sequence DNA contains the following:
- the selenop2 gene encoding selenoprotein Pb, whose product MRCLLPLWLGASLPGLLWAAAVLLVEGDSDPSRICKPAPHWEVGGIAPMPELLGNVVVVALLKASUQFCLTQASKIGHLREKLSLSNLTDVAFMIVNEREFQSRAMYWELKRRAPPNVPVYQQGPLQDDVWEILDGDKDDFLVYDRCGLLTFHIVLPYSFLTQPYVEAAVRATSLKDICNCTETFLSGSMRNQTKMSMNSNHTADRDTTLPSHQPPHIHHHHHNHHHQQQQQHHPHKFDHMNHTHIPHQNHSSIHRS is encoded by the exons ATGAGGTGTCTCCTGCCCCTGTGGCTGGGAGCCAGTCTTCCTGGTCTACTGTGGGCCGCAGCAGTCCTTTTGGTGGAAGGGGACAGCGACCCTTCCAGAATCTGCAAGCCTGCCCCCCATTGGGAGGTGGGAGGAATAGCACCCATGCCAGAGCTGCTGGGAAATGTAGTTGTTGTGGCGCTGCTGAAGGCCAGCTGACAGTTCTGTCTCACACAGGCGTCCAA GATTGGACACCTGCGTGAAAAGCTGAGCCTCAGCAACCTGACCGACGTGGCGTTCATGATTGTGAACGAGCGCGAGTTCCAGTCCCGGGCCATGTACTGGGAGCTGAAGAGGAGGGCCCCCCCTAACGTCCCCGTCTACCAGCAGGGCCCTTTACAGGACGACGTCTGGGAGATCCTCGACGGAGACAAAGACGACTTCCTTGTGTATGACAG GTGTGGTCTCTTGACCTTCCACATTGTGCTACCCTACAGCTTCCTCACCCAGCCCTACGTTGAGGCAGCCGTGAGGGCCACCTCCCTCAAAGACATCTGCAACTGCACT GAGACCTTCCTCAGTGGTTCAATGAGGAATCAAACAAAGATGTCAATGAACAGTAACCACACAGCCGACAGAGACACTACACTTCCTTCTCATCAGCCTCCTcatattcatcatcatcatcacaatcatcatcatcagcagcagcaacagcatcaTCCTCATAAATTTGACCATATGAATCACACTCATATTCCTCATCAAAATCATTCCTCAATACATCGATCATAG
- the si:ch73-382f3.1 gene encoding THAP domain-containing protein 3, producing MGGCSAPNCSNSTTIGKQLFRFPKDAERRRIWAVNCRRDFEPPPHSRLCQDHFEPNQFEEVARSPAGGRKLRPNAIPTLFGLQEPPYPATTQPHFLLPLKPEPVERELGFEEHGYARHTPLPGMLMMMEEEEAEGHSEAHHCKQCLLLRRRLEQETHTSARLRKELDEMKKRLFRLDRVERGLQGFLYEDQVRALSLSKRSRRAVWSPETVAKAGKLRRAVGNKGYEYLRETGYPLPSYRTLCNRLETKITVTTHLSCEELAELGLGLMPPPSAYSPTEVGGVGEEEEEDDDGVVDQLIGVLS from the exons ATGGGCGGCTGCTCGGCTCCGAACTgttccaactccaccaccataGGGAAGCAGCTGTTCAGGTTCCCGAAGGATGCGGAGCGCAGGAGGATCTGGGCCGTGAACTGCCGACGAGACTTCGAGCCGCCGCCTCACTCCAGACTGTGTCAG GACCATTTTGAGCCAAACCAGTTCGAGGAGGTTGCGAGATCTCCTGCCGGTGGCAGGAAGTTAAGACCCAACGCTATCCCTACTCTCTTCGGCCTCCAGGAGCCCCCCTACCCTGCAACCACACAacctcacttcctgcttccTCTCAAGCCAGAACCAG TGGAGAGAGAGCTGGGTTTTGAGGAGCACGGCTACGCCAGACACACCCCTCTCCCcgggatgctgatgatgatggaggaggaggaggcggaggggcaCAGCGAGGCGCACCACTGCAAACAGTGTCTGCTCCTCAGGAGGCGACTGGAGCAGGAGACGCACACCTCGGCCCGGCTGCGGAAGGAG ctGGACGAGATGAAGAAGCGGCTGTTCCGTCTGGACCGCGTGGAGCGGGGCCTGCAGGGCTTCCTGTACGAGGACCAGGTGCGCGCGCTGTCGCTCAGCAAGCGCTCCCGCCGCGCCGTCTGGTCCCCGGAGACGGTCGCCAAGGCCGGCAAGCTGCGGCGCGCCGTGGGCAACAAGGGCTACGAGTACCTGCGGGAGACGGGCTACCCGCTGCCGTCCTACCGCACGCTCTGCAACCGCCTGGAGACCAAGATCACCGTGACGACGCACCTCAGCTGCGAGGAGCTGGCGGAGCTGGGCCTGGGCCTGATGCCCCCGCCCTCGGCCTACAGCCCCACGGAGGTGGGAGGGgtcggggaggaggaagaggaggatgacgacGGGGTGGTGGACCAGCTCATAGGGGTGTTGTCCTGA
- the toe1 gene encoding target of EGR1 protein 1 — MASSMVVPVIDVQNDNFKELWPAMVLAIKTSSFIAIDTELSGLGNRKALLAESIEDRYKAICHAARSRSILSLGIACYKKLDSKPADSYLVQVYNLTLLCSEEYMIEPQSVRFLVQHGFDFNKQYAQGVPYCKGNNKGGADNHGVSVRSLFTELLRARRPLVLHNGLIDMAFLYQCFYSHLPDRLTTFTADLSEMFPAGIYDTKYASEFELRQTASYLEYAYKKCKLDNSRGVEAGGPGPHLLIEFCHYGGHMSSYVDYRVCPAVAPSPGQQEVCQRFSAFGWCPAGSECTSSHDTDLIILQDEKLGMDKKSKRKRKRDRRDKRKGGAEGGGAEEERKEEEEEEEDEELRASKIAHLELDPADRPSQDGSIGDPVARTEPPPAELTGNGSCALPDDITDKGTPAVAELKKESVTDDEAKAAAAAEASRKRLEGGTHRAGFDAFMTAYIFAYACALDAREDGKKKKKTEEEKDRVLPTCYNKVYLSGKAAPLHIVKSSFSKSSKAHTLKMELVWGKSLASTLLEAGPQQQKDGE, encoded by the exons ATGGCGTCCTCGATGGTAGTTCCAGTCATCGATGTTCAGAATGATAATTTTAAAGAGCTGTGGCCTGCTATGGTGCTCGCCATCAAAACATCTTCCTTCATCGCCATCGATACA GAGCTGAGTGGTCTAGGAAACAGAAAAGCACTGCTGGCCGA AAGCATCGAGGACCGCTACAAGGCCATATGTCACGCGGCCCGCTCTCGATCCATCCTCTCCCTGGGTATCGCCTGCTACAAGAAGCTCGACAGCAAG CCCGCAGACTCGTACCTGGTGCAGGTGTACAACCTGACGCTACTCTGCTCGGAGGAGTACATGATCGAACCCCAGTCGGTCCGCTTCCTGGTGCAGCACGGCTTTGACTTCAACAAGCAGTACGCCCAGGGAGTCCCCTACTGCAAGGGCAATAACAAG ggcgGGGCAGACAACCACGGGGTCAGCGTGAGGTCGTTGTTTACTGAGCTGCTCCGAGCCAGGAGACCCCTGGTGCTCCACAATGGACTCATAGACATGGCCTTCCTCTACCAG tgcttCTACTCCCACCTCCCCGACCGTCTCACCACCTTCACGGCTGACCTGTCTGAGATGTTCCCCGCCGGCATCTACGACACCAAATACGCCTCAGAGTTTGAGCTGCGCCAAACCGCCTCCTATCTGGAGTACGCCTACAAGAAGTG taaacTGGACAACAGCCGGGGTGTGGAggctgggggcccggggccccatcTGCTGATAGAGTTCTGTCATTACGGCGGCCACATGTCCAGCTATGTGGACTACAGAGTGTGTCCTGCCGTGGCCCCGTCCCCCGGACAGCAGGAGGTCTGCCAGCGCTTCTCT GCGTTCGGCTGGTGCCCCGCCGGGAGCGAATGCACCTCCTCCCACGACACGGACCTGATCATCCTGCAGGACGAGAAGCTGGGGATGGACAAGAAgtccaagaggaagaggaagagggacaggagggacaagaggaagggaggagcagaaggaggaggtgcagaggaggagcgaaaggaggaggaggaggaggaggaggacgaggagctgaGGGCGAGCAAGATCGCCCACTTGGAACTGGACCCGGCCGACAGACCCTCTCAGGACGGGTCCATCGGGGACCCGGTAGCACGCACGGAGCCCCCTCCTGCGGAACTCACCGGAAACGGCTCGTGTGCGCTCCCTGACGACATCACAGACAAGGGCACGCCCGCCGTCGCCGAGCTGAAGAAAGAGAGTGTTACTGACGATGAGGcgaaggcggcggcggcggcggaggccaGCAGGAAGAGACTGGAGGGGGGCACGCACCGCGCCGGGTTCGACGCCTTCATGACGGCCTACATCTTCGCCTACGCCTGCGCCCTGGACGCCAGAGAGGacgggaagaagaagaagaagacggaggaggagaaggaccgGGTTCTGCCCACCTGCTACAACAAGGTGTATCTGAGCGGGAAGGCCGCGCCCCTCCACATCGTGAAGAGCTCCTTCTCCAAGTCGTCCAAGGCCCACACCCTGAAGATGGAGCTGGTGTGGGGC